The nucleotide window CAGAGCAATGAGGGGCAATTGTAATATGCCAGATGACAGATGACCAGCACTGTCATGATTAACAGCATCACTCATTTTCCTACTCCAGTCTTTACAATCTTCTATACTTGTATCTCATTTTCCTGTTACGATTTTAAAGGCATTATTGAATATAATTAGATCTTCCTGAATTGAATTACTCTGTGGAGATCTATGTGTCATCATCATTAATCcatttctatttattataaagagctctcaaaataataatggaagTTATCAGATTTTACTGTAACTGGTCATAAAATTACATACACCCATCACATACTTACCATTTTGTCTGAGTGCTTATGTCCTTTATTTGGGGGATTACTTGCATGCCAACATCTTTTTCAAGTTGTTTAAGGGTAAAATTTTTATCTGGGTAGGCTGTACATTCAATATAGGCATCTTTTACACTGGAAGCATTCTGGTCACTGAACTTAATTGGTACACCAAATTCACTTCGTTTTCGAGAAATCATATATGTAATCTGTAACACATGTAAACAGTAAAGGTAACACAATGAAGTCCCTGAAGAAAAACTGACATGTAGGTAACATTGGTACTCTGCCCAGATCCGCTCAGAGCCCTTTGTGCACTTTCTGTGagtgcctccagctttgtgtGCTTTCCATTCGCATAAGCAGCACCTGCTCCTCCTCTCTGGAGGGCTGCTCTAGGGCTATCAGGACCACTTTGCCAGCAGGTGCAAAGAACAGGAAGTAACTAGTAGTTTCATCTTGACTAATGGTAGACTGGCAGGAGGGATACATAAAACCTTCTCCTTGGCTTCTGCTTGGAACAActctgaggtataatttacactCCAGAGTTCCTCTCCGGGTTTAGCTGAAGCCTTCCCTCTGCAGACTTTTGCCTGAGAGTGCAGCCTGGCAGGGTTTCCTCCATATCCCTGTTCAGCTGCTTGTCGTGTTCTCTTCTGGAGCACTTTCCTAATAAACCACTCACACACAATTCCCCCTCACAGGAGTTCCTTTGAGAGGGAATGCCACTATATTAGCTTCCTACAGCTGCCATAACCAAGTACTACAAATGAGgtggcctaaaacaacagaaacttattctctTAGAGTtgtggaggctagaagtttgaaACTGAAGTGTTTGAGGGTTGtttccttctgaaggctctgagggagaatctgtttcgtttctctcctggcttctggtgacaGCCAGCAATCCTTGTGTTCCTTGGTTTGTGTATCCATCTTTTGAGCCTCTGCCTGCTTCTTTACATGCCATTCTCCCTCTTTGTCATTCCCATGACCATCTTATCACAAGGACACCAGTCGTATTGGATTGGGGcctaccctactccagtatgacctcatcttaaataGTTATACCTGCAATGACACTATTTCCAGATAgaatcacattctgaggtgctggaggttagaagttcaaTATACCATTTTTTGGAGAtaaaattcaacccataacacccACTTAAGACAATGACCATTCTTCtataaaagcaaaccaaaacaacacACCAAAATCTATGCCTCCACAGCAAACACAGTAAACCTTATGAATTCCTCAGGAATAAGGGTTGTTCAGCTACAGGGAGGTAATGATTACAGATCATATTTAACCCTCTAACCTGCTTTGTAGATTCCGTAACTGATtcttcctcaatttctttttcactgcCCAAAGAAACCCATGGTTTAGAGACAGGTggtttataaatatacacatcttcaggaatatattctttatattcctCTTGTTCTTCTGATACTTCTGGGggctaaagtaaaataaatagcattcTACGATATATGCCCAAGTTTAGGTTATAgctatatgtacatattttgcaACAAActttacttttatataaattcattaagtactttcttacttttttttgtcAACTCATACTTTTGAAttatgaaaaggaaacaaagcaaaagaaaggaaaaagaaaaaataaagagatctcaggaatacagaaagaagaaaagacagtagacaagaagatatatacatacacacacacacaactctacatatagatgtatatatatatatatatacacatacacacacacactgctgctttatttgtaatagtaaaaaaaaaatcaaccaaatgAATATCAATAGAGGAATGGATTGATGACACTGTGGTagaaccataaaataaaattccatagaGCAGTTATAATGAACAAAttttatctacatatatatgGTATTTAAATATACTGATACTTATAGATCCtagaattttataatttggtGAAAAATGAAGTTGCAGACTGCGTATAAAAATGACACAATTTTTATGTGAATGTTAAGTTAATAAGACTATAAAATCCATTATTTGTGGAACATAAATATATGGTAAAAGTATAAAACCACAGACAAGAACAGTATGTAACAATTTAGAATAATGGTTCCTTATAGGGAGGAGTGAAGAAAACGGAATTAGGGAGGATACGAGAGGGAGTGGAATAttgtctgtaatttttatttattttgttaaaaagtttcaaagtaaatataataaaaattaatattttaaaattctggataATGAAGTGTAGATATTTGTTATACTACTCTCTAGTTTTTtctatacattaaaattatttcataacaataagaaattaaaaacagaacagcaatcataaaaataaaattgaaaatgttaagGCTAAATGAAAGATGATTTTTAATTGTAAActgttaacttttatttatttttttctttttgagacagggtctcgctctgtcacccaggctggagtgcagagacatgatcatgactcactgcaacctccacctttccggcccaagcgatccacccatctcagcttcccaagtagctgggactacaggcacaagctaccatgcctggctaatatttttatattttgtggtggcagggtcttgctatgttgctcaggctcgtctggaactccaggcctcaagtgaccccgcctcagcctcccaaagtgctgggattacaggcatgagccactgtgcccagcctagatattttttaattatatggtTTCCCTTTATTCTTATTGCTTATTGGACAGCCACACAAACCTCTCTGTCATCCTCAAACAATTTAACCAAACCTCCCAAATTGCTTCCTTCAATTTGACCAAACAGGGATGGAAGATCAGAAAGAGAGTCTCATACATCTGTTACCTTTCTTGCACACCTTGAACAAAGGGCTTTACCTATATGAATCCTCATGAAAGCCCAGGAAATGTGCAATAATGGTGtcactattttacagatgagaggcTCAGTAACTTACTCAAAGTCGTGGAGATGGCAAGAAGAGAACTAGGAAAGCGGTACTCCAGATTCACTGTTTCCTCTCTCACGAGGTCAACGAAGGGCAAATCTGTTACCCTGAGATACTTGATTTAGTTCATCCCCCATTTACTACTTACTTATTCTAGGTGCCAGAACCTGATCTGGGTCCCAAAGAAACCAAACTGAACAAGAATAATAATCACTATGTTTAGGGATCCTTGAGAGGTACTGCTTCCGCTTCCTTCTGCTAATCAACAAattgcccagcctgggcaacatagtgagaccccatctctacaaaaaataaacaaaattagctggacgtggtggtgcacgcctgtagtcccagctacttggggggctgaggtgggaggatcacttgggcctgggaggttcaCGTTGCAGtgaccatgattgtgccactgcacttcagcctgggtgacagagcaagagcctatctcaaaaacaaacacaaccacaacaaaaacaaacaaattacaaGGCCTTCGGGTTTGCTCacatttaaatagttttctttgcCCTCTTCAGTTCCAATAAGATAAAAGTTAAGTCCATATTTGAAGTCTTTGTCATAAACAAGCAGAAGCTCATTTCCAGGATATTCCtacaaaaatataattgagaGAGGAAGTTAATATTCAGTGGTCACTCGGTTTATTTTGATGCCAACACAAAGTTCATATTTCTCTAATCAACCAATTATAGAAGATAACCATTGCACTAATCTATGGCTGATAACATCAAATTGCAAAATTATCTTATTAACTTTAAAAAGctcttaaaaatataatgcatCCAGGGAAATTTACATGCACTTTTACTTCTAAcgggaaaaaattttttaaaaaagcagtttttGTTTGGTATTGTGCTCTGTAGCATGCTTACAGATAAATCAGAACCAAAATTATGAACCAAAACAATTAAAGCAGAAAATAAGGATAGATTCATATTCTAGTTAAAACTGGGCAAaggtggagcacagtggctcatgcatgcaatcctagcattttggaaggccaaggcaggcagatcactcaagcTCAGgtgttcgacaccagcctgggcaacgaggcaaaaccctgtctcgacaAAAACAacaattagtcgggcatggtggccggtgcctgtggtcccagttactcaggaggctgagatgggaggattgcttgaacctgggaggcagaggttgcagtgaaccatgattgcgtCTTTAGCCTGGGAGataggagtgaaaccctgtctcaaaaaacaaaacaaaacaaaacaaaaactgggcaAGGATGAGCTTTTCTGGGTATGGGATTAGATAACAAGTCAAT belongs to Piliocolobus tephrosceles isolate RC106 unplaced genomic scaffold, ASM277652v3 unscaffolded_37397, whole genome shotgun sequence and includes:
- the LOC113222999 gene encoding WD repeat-containing protein 63-like, translating into HPEIYPLVLTTKTQEIFNCQIDEDITDEQPYKLINKEDIFEDLRNRAAVSDFHPVKKIVQEYPGNELLLVYDKDFKYGLNFYLIGTEEGKENYLNPPEVSEEQEEYKEYIPEDVYIYKPPVSKPWVSLGSEKEIEEESVTESTKQITYMISRKRSEFGVPIKFSDQNASSVKDAYIECTAYPDKNFTLKQLEKDVGMQVIPQIKDISTQTK